In Solanum stenotomum isolate F172 unplaced genomic scaffold, ASM1918654v1 scaffold6733, whole genome shotgun sequence, a single genomic region encodes these proteins:
- the LOC125852932 gene encoding uncharacterized protein LOC125852932, with amino-acid sequence MSIVVFPEDPTTKNKRLKFEERQAIADWLLKESKEGKLKYGSLKQASILFNKSRRTISRIWKQCKSSVDNGTPLDVSSKLVGRVGRKRVEVDINQVKEIPLCRRTNIRSLAFAMNMAKSTVFRRIKDGTIRTHTNSIKPQLTEQNKKVRLEFCFSMLDQSTIQTNPKFVNMFNYVHIDEKWFFLSKKSERYYLLPEEHEPDPYRSCKSKNFIPKVMFMAVVARPRFDENGIELFSGKIGIFPFVVKEPAKRNSKNRTAGTLETKPILSVTKDITRACLIEKVLPAIRSKWPASDSNIPICIQQDNARPHIGVNDLEFVEAAQKDGFDIKLCFQPPNSPDLNALDLGFFRAIQSLQYQKAPSNVDELVEAVERSFDEMKVEQLNHVFLTLQSCMIEVMKDNGGNNYKVPHLNKNRLEREDNLPLQLCCDIGIVNHVSTLLQQ; translated from the coding sequence ATGAGTATAGTTGTATTTCCGGAAGATCCAACCACTAAAAACAAGCgattaaaatttgaagaacgTCAAGCCATTGCAGATTGGCTTTTGAAAGAAAGCAAGGAAGGAAAACTCAAATATGGATCTTTAAAACAAGCTAGTATTTTGTTCAACAAATCAAGAAGAACTATTTCACGCATTTGGAAGCAATGTAAATCATCTGTTGATAATGGTACACCGTTGGATGTGTCTTCGAAACTTGTAGGCAGAGTTGGAAGAAAACGGGTGGAAGTTGACATTAATCAAGTTAAAGAAATTCCACTTTGTCGTCGAACAAATATTCGATCTCTGGCTTTTGCGATGAACATGGCAAAATCAACTGTCTTTCGGCGGATAAAAGATGGCACTATTCGGACACATACCAATTCCATTAAGCCTCAACTAACCGAACAAAATAAGAAGGTACGACTTGAATTTTGCTTTTCAATGCTTGATCAGAGCACAATTCAGACAAATCCGAAATTTGTGAATATGTTTAATTATGTTCACATTGACGAGAAATggttttttttatctaaaaagAGTGAAAGGTACTACCTACTTCCTGAAGAACATGAGCCTGATCCATATCGCTCTTGCAAAAGTAAAAACTTTATTCCAAAAGTTATGTTTATGGCTGTTGTTGCTCGTCCTCGATTTGATGAAAATGGAATTGAGCTATTTTCTGGAAAAATAGGTATTTTTCCATTTGTAGTTAAGGAACCAGCTAAGCGGAATAGCAAAAATCGAACAGCAGGAACTCTTGAAACAAAACCTATTCTATCAGTAACTAAAGATATCACTAGGGCTTGTTTGATTGAGAAAGTTCTTCCTGCCATTAGATCAAAATGGCCAGCTTCGGATTCAAACATTCCTATCTGTATACAACAAGATAATGCAAGACCACATATTGGTGTCAATGATTTGGAATTTGTTGAAGCTGCCCAAAAAGATGGATTCGACATTAAACTATGTTTTCAACCACCTAACAGCCCTGATTTAAATGCGTTGGACCTTGGATTTTTTAGAGCAATCCAATCTCTTCAATATCAAAAGGCTCCTTCAAATGTTGATGAATTAGTGGAAGCGGTGGAAAGATCTTTTGATGAAATGAAGGTTGAACAACTCAACCATGTATTTCTTACTTTACAATCTTGTATGATTGAGGTGATGAAAGATAATGGAGGCAACAACTACAAAGTGCCTCATTTGAACAAAAACAGATTAGAAAGAGAAGACAATCTTCCACTTCAACTTTGTTGTGATATTGGTATTGTCAATCATGTTTCAACTCTACTTCAACAATGA
- the LOC125852913 gene encoding geraniol 8-hydroxylase-like isoform X1: MDYYTLVFGSILVFAILCNIIEKICSKGSKKLPPGPSPWPIIGNLHLLGAKPHISLANLAKKYGPIMSLKLGQITTVVISSSTIAKQVLKTQDQAFSSRFVPNALQAHNHYKFSVAWLPVCPQWRTLRRILNTNLLSSNRLDANQHLRSQKVKELIAYCDKCSQQGEALDIGQVAFKTNLNLLSNTLFSKDLADPFSDSKVELKEVIWGVMAEVGKPNLVDFFPILEKIDLQGIRRRAIIHFGKLCKLFDGLINERLEEKRRSGFMERSDVLEMFLNIIEKNLEEIDHNHIMSMFLDLFGAGTDTTTSTLEWAMTELLKQPEIIKKAQVELTETIGKGKSIEEADVSRLPYLQCIIKETLRMHPPVPLLVPRKVEQDVELCDYIIPKGSQVLVNVWTIGRDFTFWKDPLVFKPERFLSLDLDTRGQDFELIPFGAGRRLCPGLPLALRMIPVMLGSLLNSFNWKLEAGIEPEELDMEEKFGITLAKARPLRAIPSPL; encoded by the exons ATGGATTACTATACACTTGTGTTTGGATCAATTTTAGTATTTGCTATCCTTTGTAATATCATAGAAAAAATATGTAGCAAAGGAAGCAAAAAACTTCCACCAGGGCCATCACCATGGCCAATTATTGGAAATCTTCACTTGTTAGGTGCAAAACCTCATATATCACTAGCCAATCTTGCAAAAAAATATGGTCCAATTATGAGTTTAAAGTTAGGACAAATAACAACAGTGGTCATTTCTTCATCAACCATTGCAAAACAAGTCcttaaaactcaagatcaagcCTTTTCATCTAGATTTGTTCCTAATGCTCTTCAAGCACACAACCATTACAAATTTTCTGTGGCATGGCTTCCTGTTTGTCCTCAATGGCGAACGCTTCGAAGAATATTGAACACTAACCTCCTCTCTTCCAATAGGCTTGATGCAAATCAACATCTAAGATCTCAAAAGGTGAAAGAATTGATTGCTTATTGTGACAAATGTAGTCAACAAGGTGAAGCTTTGGATATAGGTCAAGTTGCTTTCAAGACTAATCTCAACTTGTTGTCAAACACACTTTTCTCCAAGGATTTGGCTGACCCTTTTTCAGATTCAAAGGTAGAGTTGAAGGAAGTTATATGGGGTGTCATGGCTGAGGTAGGGAAGCCTAATCTAGTAGATTTTTTTCCCATACTTGAAAAGATTGATCTTCAAGGAATAAGACGTCGCGCAATCATTCATTTTGGTAAGTTGTGTAAACTTTTTGATGGTTTGATCAATGAGCGATTGGAGGAAAAGAGAAGATCAGGATTCATGGAAAGGAGTGATGTTCTGGAAATGTTTCTcaatattattgaaaaaaatcttgaagaaatTGATCATAATCACATCATGTCCATGTTCCTG GACTTATTTGGTGCGGGTACTGATACAACTACAAGCACATTGGAATGGGCAATGACAGAATTGCTTAAACAACCTGAGATAATAAAAAAAGCTCAAGTTGAACTCACAGAAACCATTGGAAAAggaaaatcaatagaagaagctGATGTTTCTCGACTCCCTTACTTGCAATGCATTATCAAAGAAACATTAAGAATGCACCCACCAGTTCCGCTCTTAGTTCCACGCAAAGTGGAGCAAGATGTTGAATTGTGTGACTACATCATTCCCAAGGGCTCACAG GTACTAGTTAATGTGTGGACGATTGGTCGAGATTTTACTTTTTGGAAGGACCCTTTAGTGTTTAAACCCGAGAGATTTTTGAGTTTGGATTTGGACACGAGAGGACaagattttgagttgattcCATTTGGTGCGGGGCGAAGACTATGCCCTGGCTTGCCACTAGCATTGAGGATGATTCCAGTAATGTTGGGCTCACTCTTGAATTCATTCAATTGGAAACTTGAAGCAGGCATTGAGCCAGAAGAATTAGACATGGAGGAGAAGTTTGGTATCACCTTAGCCAAAGCTCGTCCTTTGCGAGCTATCCCCTCTCCTCTTTGA